A DNA window from Falco peregrinus isolate bFalPer1 chromosome 8, bFalPer1.pri, whole genome shotgun sequence contains the following coding sequences:
- the ZDBF2 gene encoding DBF4-type zinc finger-containing protein 2 isoform X1, giving the protein MKKTDDSKMFDRIKPSDEASASSAQGIHRHGVEGSLQQDSNCSLHTRDQELPWPGVSTVQNRQGYCSCCHVHYSNLEQHIFSSQHRHFTTYCRNRMGTSSLMERFLQDVLQHHPHRYHDNRPTYDDMPLPVTPEAARIACLSPEEAEKKRNRVRQDISRKDQESVGEIHSSAPCQSHEGAKKTYVMQAFIQKLERGQEHVIRISQQSMGICSNEKWDTLKDAQIASHSHEGQLTAVSPVPQWFSVSPVIHTSVNPKPGKNVRNLAASNLIPHSVCAKTEMEVCSSDVSLNPCLNPAPAPVHPKRPSASHQNLMCSHSNSLRITSGQSLSKRDGLRTQDETLASDFHLRDTVGISSSLDLGTSPQLAKCKNVKTNRGDESSVDETIEDVILKYCHGTTSEETYFKEDNNPSLTFSSLLDHTHLEGSEMSFDCDAPIQAGSDLSKVAVKDIEFLKEVQISLQDKDYGTQLSSVLKSESVKKIEAMKQDVIVHTEEPVLPALPHVPPSFVGKTWSQIMYEDDIKIEELVRDFREGRFRCYFDSESSANCTGKRMKKKKQKDEKKNNIVEGNRRESAPVKALPEFNDALSGGCDFDNPSLASDTLCNPQIHKMPRKRTWRLASRCQVVKVSHGTQTSLLNYPVAKRKMSRRESDPADQKASIVWPENEKTPNMKTRLCALKLPESYSKIMSPIQPKTVVYVLSCPEIKQCKGKPSDTLKMRKNYNSAESKDSVRYKYKQCSLKYYDPLTNRILKMPPKSVVGEKAKKPSHVRQLFRSLSFDANMRKLTDAQRESTPSKSLNWSDFYSSSSASFLPDPGKGNDAASSHKADGSSVSTERTDCLLSGHSEKSFKHLIISPLNSHQSAVEGDCRLTPFNSRVTKTPLTSVRNERLERENPKAIWKRKESTNKEPVFSRKSAGGPVSVRRTVGRRRNRVTTGKQTSRSKKQQKEGMRRKLHPHAQKSSAFSIHRCQTRKTTVGKHPKKEKPDAKKLKVRRKPKRTFLNSTVVTGIPEKRQKVTSESFPKKPEQTSSKVRNWEVSGDRGHPSTVNRPSRRTAVPLIRNCLVLPGDS; this is encoded by the exons ATGAAGAAGACTGATGACTCTAAG atgTTTGACAGAATCAAACCCTCTGATGaagcttctgcttcttcagcacAAG GAATCCACAGACATGGTGTTGAAGGCTCTCTACAACAGGACAGCAATTGCAG TTTACACACAAGAGATCAAGAACTTCCTTGGCCTGGAGTATCCACTGTGCAAAATAGACAAGGATACTGCAGCTGTTGCCATGTACACTACAGTAATCTGGAACAG CATATATTCAGCTCCCAGCACAGACATTTTACCACTTACTGTAGGAATCGTATGGGTACTAGTAGCTTGATGGAGCGTTTCCTGCAGGATGTTTTACAGCATCATCCCCACAGATACCATGACAACAG ACCTACATATGATGACATGCCACTCCCTGTCACTCCAGAGGCTGCTAGGATTGCTTGCCTGTCCCCAGAAGAGGCggagaaaaagaggaacagAGTCAGACAGGATATTTCCCGCAAAGACCAGGAGTCTGTTGGTGAAATACACTCTTCTGCTCCATGTCAGTCTCATGAGGGTGCGAAGAAAACTTATGTAATGCAAGCATTTATTCAAAAACTAGAAAGAGGGCAGGAACATGTTATAAGAATATCCCAGCAGTCTATGGGCATTTGTAGCAATGAGAAGTGGGATACCCTGAAAGATGCTCAAATTGCAAGTCATAGCCATGAAGGGCAGCTTACTGCTGTGAGCCCTGTACCTCAGTGGTTTTCTGTCAGTCCTGTAATCCATACTTCTGTTAATcctaaaccaggaaaaaatgttaGGAATTTGGCAGCATCAAATCTGATTCCGCATAGTGTATGTGCTAAAACAGAAATGGAGGTATGCAGTAGTGATGTGTCACTGAACCCATGCTTGAATCCTGCCCCGGCACCAGTTCACCCAAAACGCCCTTCGGCTTCTCATCAGAATCTTATGTGCAGCCACAGCAATTCTTTACGTATTACCTCAGGTCAATCTCTCTCAAAACGAGATGGTTTACGAACTCAGGATGAAACTTTGGCATCTGATTTCCATCTCAGGGATACTGTGGGTATCAGCAGCTCCCTAGATCTTGGGACATCCCCACAACTAGCAAAATGCAAAAACGTGAAGACAAACAGAGGTGATGAAAGTTCAGTGGATGAAACTATTGAAGatgtaattttgaaatactgcCATGGAACTACCTCTGAAGAAACTTATTTCAAAGAAGACAATAATCCCAGTTTAACTTTTTCATCACTTCTGGACCACACTCATTTAGAGGGTTCTGAAATGAGTTTTGACTGTGATGCACCTATTCAGGCAGGATCAGACTTATCCAAGGTAGCTGTAAAAGATATAGAATTCCTAAAAGAAGTCCAAATAAGTTTGCAAGATAAAGACTATGGAACACAgctctcttctgttttaaaaagtgagtCGGTAAAGAAAATAGAAGCAATGAAACAGGATGTCATAGTTCATACCGAAGAACCGgttcttccagctctgcctcatGTGCCTCCTTCTTTTGTGGGAAAGACGTGGTCTCAAATAATGTATGAAGATGATATAAAAATTGAAGAACTTGTGCGTGATTTCAGGGAAGGTCGTTTTCGCTGCTACTTTGACAGTGAATCCTCAGCTAACTGTACAGggaagagaatgaagaaaaaaaagcagaaggatgaaaaaaagaacaatatcGTTGAAGGTAATAGAAGAGAAAGTGCACCAGTTAAAGCATTGCCAGAATTTAATGATGCTTTAAGTGGTGGCTGTGATTTTGATAACCCATCTTTAGCCTCAGATACACTATGCAACCCACAAATTCATAAAATGCCTAGGAAAAGGACGTGGCGCCTGGCTTCAAGATGCCAGGTGGTTAAAGTGAGCCATGGCACCCAAACAAGTCTGTTGAACTACCCTGTAGCAAAACGAAAAATGTCTAGAAGGGAATCTGATCCAGCTGATCAGAAAGCAAGCATTGTGTGGCCGGAGAATGAAAAAACTCCCAACATGAAAACCAGACTATGTGCCCTTAAACTTCCTGAGTCCTATAGCAAGATTATGAGTCCTATACAGCCGAAGACAGTGGTGTATGTACTTTCATGCCCAGAGATAAAACAGTGTAAAGGTAAACCTTCAGATACTctcaaaatgaggaaaaattataactctgcagaaagcaaggaCTCTGTAAGGTATAAATACAAACAATGTTCTTTAAAGTATTATGACCCACTGACAAATCGAATTCTGAAAATGCCTCCAAAGAGTGTAGTTGGAGAAAAGGCCAAAAAGCCCTCCCACGTTCGACAGCTTTTCAGGAGTCTCAGCTTTGATGCAAACATGAGGAAACTAACTGATGCACAGAGAGAAAGCACACCATCAAAGTCACTCAATTGGTCAGACTTCTATAGTTCATCTTCAGCATCTTTCCTGCCAGATCCAGGTAAAGGGAACGATGCAGCCTCAAGTCACAAAGCAGATGGATcttctgtttccacagaaaGAACAGATTGTCTGTTATCTGGCCACTCTGAGAAGTCTTTTAAACATCTGATTATTTCACCTTTGAACTCTCACCAGTCTGCTGTAGAAGGAGATTGTAGATTAACTCCATTTAACAGCAGAGTTACCAAAACTCCTCTGACATCTGTCAGGAACGAGCGGTTAGAGAGGGAGAATCCAAAGGCAAtatggaagagaaaagaaagcactaATAAAGAACCAGTTTTTTCCAGAAAGTCTGCAGGAGGGCCTGTGTCTGTCAGACGTACTGTTGGGAGGAGACGAAACAGAGTAACTACAGGCAAACAAACTTCCAGAAgtaaaaaacagcaaaaagaggGGATGAGAAGGAAACTTCATCCTCATGCCCAGAAGTCTTCTGCTTTCTCCATCCATAGGTGCCAGACAAGGAAAACTACAGTGGGAAAGCACcctaagaaagaaaagcctgatGCTAAAAAATTAAAGGTGAGGAGGAAACCAAAAAGGACCTTTCTGAACTCAACAGTTGTCACAGGGATTCCTGAAAAGAGGCAGAAGGTCACATCGGAATCTTTTCCCAAGAAGCCAGAGCAAACTTCTTCCAAAGTCAGGAATTGGGAAGTGAGTGGAGATCGGGGTCACCCTAGCACTGTGAACCGACCCTCTAGAAGAACTGCTGTACCGTTAATTCGAAACTGTCTTGTTCTACCAGGTGACAGCTAG
- the ZDBF2 gene encoding DBF4-type zinc finger-containing protein 2 isoform X2, translating into MGTSSLMERFLQDVLQHHPHRYHDNRPTYDDMPLPVTPEAARIACLSPEEAEKKRNRVRQDISRKDQESVGEIHSSAPCQSHEGAKKTYVMQAFIQKLERGQEHVIRISQQSMGICSNEKWDTLKDAQIASHSHEGQLTAVSPVPQWFSVSPVIHTSVNPKPGKNVRNLAASNLIPHSVCAKTEMEVCSSDVSLNPCLNPAPAPVHPKRPSASHQNLMCSHSNSLRITSGQSLSKRDGLRTQDETLASDFHLRDTVGISSSLDLGTSPQLAKCKNVKTNRGDESSVDETIEDVILKYCHGTTSEETYFKEDNNPSLTFSSLLDHTHLEGSEMSFDCDAPIQAGSDLSKVAVKDIEFLKEVQISLQDKDYGTQLSSVLKSESVKKIEAMKQDVIVHTEEPVLPALPHVPPSFVGKTWSQIMYEDDIKIEELVRDFREGRFRCYFDSESSANCTGKRMKKKKQKDEKKNNIVEGNRRESAPVKALPEFNDALSGGCDFDNPSLASDTLCNPQIHKMPRKRTWRLASRCQVVKVSHGTQTSLLNYPVAKRKMSRRESDPADQKASIVWPENEKTPNMKTRLCALKLPESYSKIMSPIQPKTVVYVLSCPEIKQCKGKPSDTLKMRKNYNSAESKDSVRYKYKQCSLKYYDPLTNRILKMPPKSVVGEKAKKPSHVRQLFRSLSFDANMRKLTDAQRESTPSKSLNWSDFYSSSSASFLPDPGKGNDAASSHKADGSSVSTERTDCLLSGHSEKSFKHLIISPLNSHQSAVEGDCRLTPFNSRVTKTPLTSVRNERLERENPKAIWKRKESTNKEPVFSRKSAGGPVSVRRTVGRRRNRVTTGKQTSRSKKQQKEGMRRKLHPHAQKSSAFSIHRCQTRKTTVGKHPKKEKPDAKKLKVRRKPKRTFLNSTVVTGIPEKRQKVTSESFPKKPEQTSSKVRNWEVSGDRGHPSTVNRPSRRTAVPLIRNCLVLPGDS; encoded by the exons ATGGGTACTAGTAGCTTGATGGAGCGTTTCCTGCAGGATGTTTTACAGCATCATCCCCACAGATACCATGACAACAG ACCTACATATGATGACATGCCACTCCCTGTCACTCCAGAGGCTGCTAGGATTGCTTGCCTGTCCCCAGAAGAGGCggagaaaaagaggaacagAGTCAGACAGGATATTTCCCGCAAAGACCAGGAGTCTGTTGGTGAAATACACTCTTCTGCTCCATGTCAGTCTCATGAGGGTGCGAAGAAAACTTATGTAATGCAAGCATTTATTCAAAAACTAGAAAGAGGGCAGGAACATGTTATAAGAATATCCCAGCAGTCTATGGGCATTTGTAGCAATGAGAAGTGGGATACCCTGAAAGATGCTCAAATTGCAAGTCATAGCCATGAAGGGCAGCTTACTGCTGTGAGCCCTGTACCTCAGTGGTTTTCTGTCAGTCCTGTAATCCATACTTCTGTTAATcctaaaccaggaaaaaatgttaGGAATTTGGCAGCATCAAATCTGATTCCGCATAGTGTATGTGCTAAAACAGAAATGGAGGTATGCAGTAGTGATGTGTCACTGAACCCATGCTTGAATCCTGCCCCGGCACCAGTTCACCCAAAACGCCCTTCGGCTTCTCATCAGAATCTTATGTGCAGCCACAGCAATTCTTTACGTATTACCTCAGGTCAATCTCTCTCAAAACGAGATGGTTTACGAACTCAGGATGAAACTTTGGCATCTGATTTCCATCTCAGGGATACTGTGGGTATCAGCAGCTCCCTAGATCTTGGGACATCCCCACAACTAGCAAAATGCAAAAACGTGAAGACAAACAGAGGTGATGAAAGTTCAGTGGATGAAACTATTGAAGatgtaattttgaaatactgcCATGGAACTACCTCTGAAGAAACTTATTTCAAAGAAGACAATAATCCCAGTTTAACTTTTTCATCACTTCTGGACCACACTCATTTAGAGGGTTCTGAAATGAGTTTTGACTGTGATGCACCTATTCAGGCAGGATCAGACTTATCCAAGGTAGCTGTAAAAGATATAGAATTCCTAAAAGAAGTCCAAATAAGTTTGCAAGATAAAGACTATGGAACACAgctctcttctgttttaaaaagtgagtCGGTAAAGAAAATAGAAGCAATGAAACAGGATGTCATAGTTCATACCGAAGAACCGgttcttccagctctgcctcatGTGCCTCCTTCTTTTGTGGGAAAGACGTGGTCTCAAATAATGTATGAAGATGATATAAAAATTGAAGAACTTGTGCGTGATTTCAGGGAAGGTCGTTTTCGCTGCTACTTTGACAGTGAATCCTCAGCTAACTGTACAGggaagagaatgaagaaaaaaaagcagaaggatgaaaaaaagaacaatatcGTTGAAGGTAATAGAAGAGAAAGTGCACCAGTTAAAGCATTGCCAGAATTTAATGATGCTTTAAGTGGTGGCTGTGATTTTGATAACCCATCTTTAGCCTCAGATACACTATGCAACCCACAAATTCATAAAATGCCTAGGAAAAGGACGTGGCGCCTGGCTTCAAGATGCCAGGTGGTTAAAGTGAGCCATGGCACCCAAACAAGTCTGTTGAACTACCCTGTAGCAAAACGAAAAATGTCTAGAAGGGAATCTGATCCAGCTGATCAGAAAGCAAGCATTGTGTGGCCGGAGAATGAAAAAACTCCCAACATGAAAACCAGACTATGTGCCCTTAAACTTCCTGAGTCCTATAGCAAGATTATGAGTCCTATACAGCCGAAGACAGTGGTGTATGTACTTTCATGCCCAGAGATAAAACAGTGTAAAGGTAAACCTTCAGATACTctcaaaatgaggaaaaattataactctgcagaaagcaaggaCTCTGTAAGGTATAAATACAAACAATGTTCTTTAAAGTATTATGACCCACTGACAAATCGAATTCTGAAAATGCCTCCAAAGAGTGTAGTTGGAGAAAAGGCCAAAAAGCCCTCCCACGTTCGACAGCTTTTCAGGAGTCTCAGCTTTGATGCAAACATGAGGAAACTAACTGATGCACAGAGAGAAAGCACACCATCAAAGTCACTCAATTGGTCAGACTTCTATAGTTCATCTTCAGCATCTTTCCTGCCAGATCCAGGTAAAGGGAACGATGCAGCCTCAAGTCACAAAGCAGATGGATcttctgtttccacagaaaGAACAGATTGTCTGTTATCTGGCCACTCTGAGAAGTCTTTTAAACATCTGATTATTTCACCTTTGAACTCTCACCAGTCTGCTGTAGAAGGAGATTGTAGATTAACTCCATTTAACAGCAGAGTTACCAAAACTCCTCTGACATCTGTCAGGAACGAGCGGTTAGAGAGGGAGAATCCAAAGGCAAtatggaagagaaaagaaagcactaATAAAGAACCAGTTTTTTCCAGAAAGTCTGCAGGAGGGCCTGTGTCTGTCAGACGTACTGTTGGGAGGAGACGAAACAGAGTAACTACAGGCAAACAAACTTCCAGAAgtaaaaaacagcaaaaagaggGGATGAGAAGGAAACTTCATCCTCATGCCCAGAAGTCTTCTGCTTTCTCCATCCATAGGTGCCAGACAAGGAAAACTACAGTGGGAAAGCACcctaagaaagaaaagcctgatGCTAAAAAATTAAAGGTGAGGAGGAAACCAAAAAGGACCTTTCTGAACTCAACAGTTGTCACAGGGATTCCTGAAAAGAGGCAGAAGGTCACATCGGAATCTTTTCCCAAGAAGCCAGAGCAAACTTCTTCCAAAGTCAGGAATTGGGAAGTGAGTGGAGATCGGGGTCACCCTAGCACTGTGAACCGACCCTCTAGAAGAACTGCTGTACCGTTAATTCGAAACTGTCTTGTTCTACCAGGTGACAGCTAG
- the ZDBF2 gene encoding DBF4-type zinc finger-containing protein 2 isoform X3: MCSRPTYDDMPLPVTPEAARIACLSPEEAEKKRNRVRQDISRKDQESVGEIHSSAPCQSHEGAKKTYVMQAFIQKLERGQEHVIRISQQSMGICSNEKWDTLKDAQIASHSHEGQLTAVSPVPQWFSVSPVIHTSVNPKPGKNVRNLAASNLIPHSVCAKTEMEVCSSDVSLNPCLNPAPAPVHPKRPSASHQNLMCSHSNSLRITSGQSLSKRDGLRTQDETLASDFHLRDTVGISSSLDLGTSPQLAKCKNVKTNRGDESSVDETIEDVILKYCHGTTSEETYFKEDNNPSLTFSSLLDHTHLEGSEMSFDCDAPIQAGSDLSKVAVKDIEFLKEVQISLQDKDYGTQLSSVLKSESVKKIEAMKQDVIVHTEEPVLPALPHVPPSFVGKTWSQIMYEDDIKIEELVRDFREGRFRCYFDSESSANCTGKRMKKKKQKDEKKNNIVEGNRRESAPVKALPEFNDALSGGCDFDNPSLASDTLCNPQIHKMPRKRTWRLASRCQVVKVSHGTQTSLLNYPVAKRKMSRRESDPADQKASIVWPENEKTPNMKTRLCALKLPESYSKIMSPIQPKTVVYVLSCPEIKQCKGKPSDTLKMRKNYNSAESKDSVRYKYKQCSLKYYDPLTNRILKMPPKSVVGEKAKKPSHVRQLFRSLSFDANMRKLTDAQRESTPSKSLNWSDFYSSSSASFLPDPGKGNDAASSHKADGSSVSTERTDCLLSGHSEKSFKHLIISPLNSHQSAVEGDCRLTPFNSRVTKTPLTSVRNERLERENPKAIWKRKESTNKEPVFSRKSAGGPVSVRRTVGRRRNRVTTGKQTSRSKKQQKEGMRRKLHPHAQKSSAFSIHRCQTRKTTVGKHPKKEKPDAKKLKVRRKPKRTFLNSTVVTGIPEKRQKVTSESFPKKPEQTSSKVRNWEVSGDRGHPSTVNRPSRRTAVPLIRNCLVLPGDS; this comes from the exons ATGTGCTCTAG ACCTACATATGATGACATGCCACTCCCTGTCACTCCAGAGGCTGCTAGGATTGCTTGCCTGTCCCCAGAAGAGGCggagaaaaagaggaacagAGTCAGACAGGATATTTCCCGCAAAGACCAGGAGTCTGTTGGTGAAATACACTCTTCTGCTCCATGTCAGTCTCATGAGGGTGCGAAGAAAACTTATGTAATGCAAGCATTTATTCAAAAACTAGAAAGAGGGCAGGAACATGTTATAAGAATATCCCAGCAGTCTATGGGCATTTGTAGCAATGAGAAGTGGGATACCCTGAAAGATGCTCAAATTGCAAGTCATAGCCATGAAGGGCAGCTTACTGCTGTGAGCCCTGTACCTCAGTGGTTTTCTGTCAGTCCTGTAATCCATACTTCTGTTAATcctaaaccaggaaaaaatgttaGGAATTTGGCAGCATCAAATCTGATTCCGCATAGTGTATGTGCTAAAACAGAAATGGAGGTATGCAGTAGTGATGTGTCACTGAACCCATGCTTGAATCCTGCCCCGGCACCAGTTCACCCAAAACGCCCTTCGGCTTCTCATCAGAATCTTATGTGCAGCCACAGCAATTCTTTACGTATTACCTCAGGTCAATCTCTCTCAAAACGAGATGGTTTACGAACTCAGGATGAAACTTTGGCATCTGATTTCCATCTCAGGGATACTGTGGGTATCAGCAGCTCCCTAGATCTTGGGACATCCCCACAACTAGCAAAATGCAAAAACGTGAAGACAAACAGAGGTGATGAAAGTTCAGTGGATGAAACTATTGAAGatgtaattttgaaatactgcCATGGAACTACCTCTGAAGAAACTTATTTCAAAGAAGACAATAATCCCAGTTTAACTTTTTCATCACTTCTGGACCACACTCATTTAGAGGGTTCTGAAATGAGTTTTGACTGTGATGCACCTATTCAGGCAGGATCAGACTTATCCAAGGTAGCTGTAAAAGATATAGAATTCCTAAAAGAAGTCCAAATAAGTTTGCAAGATAAAGACTATGGAACACAgctctcttctgttttaaaaagtgagtCGGTAAAGAAAATAGAAGCAATGAAACAGGATGTCATAGTTCATACCGAAGAACCGgttcttccagctctgcctcatGTGCCTCCTTCTTTTGTGGGAAAGACGTGGTCTCAAATAATGTATGAAGATGATATAAAAATTGAAGAACTTGTGCGTGATTTCAGGGAAGGTCGTTTTCGCTGCTACTTTGACAGTGAATCCTCAGCTAACTGTACAGggaagagaatgaagaaaaaaaagcagaaggatgaaaaaaagaacaatatcGTTGAAGGTAATAGAAGAGAAAGTGCACCAGTTAAAGCATTGCCAGAATTTAATGATGCTTTAAGTGGTGGCTGTGATTTTGATAACCCATCTTTAGCCTCAGATACACTATGCAACCCACAAATTCATAAAATGCCTAGGAAAAGGACGTGGCGCCTGGCTTCAAGATGCCAGGTGGTTAAAGTGAGCCATGGCACCCAAACAAGTCTGTTGAACTACCCTGTAGCAAAACGAAAAATGTCTAGAAGGGAATCTGATCCAGCTGATCAGAAAGCAAGCATTGTGTGGCCGGAGAATGAAAAAACTCCCAACATGAAAACCAGACTATGTGCCCTTAAACTTCCTGAGTCCTATAGCAAGATTATGAGTCCTATACAGCCGAAGACAGTGGTGTATGTACTTTCATGCCCAGAGATAAAACAGTGTAAAGGTAAACCTTCAGATACTctcaaaatgaggaaaaattataactctgcagaaagcaaggaCTCTGTAAGGTATAAATACAAACAATGTTCTTTAAAGTATTATGACCCACTGACAAATCGAATTCTGAAAATGCCTCCAAAGAGTGTAGTTGGAGAAAAGGCCAAAAAGCCCTCCCACGTTCGACAGCTTTTCAGGAGTCTCAGCTTTGATGCAAACATGAGGAAACTAACTGATGCACAGAGAGAAAGCACACCATCAAAGTCACTCAATTGGTCAGACTTCTATAGTTCATCTTCAGCATCTTTCCTGCCAGATCCAGGTAAAGGGAACGATGCAGCCTCAAGTCACAAAGCAGATGGATcttctgtttccacagaaaGAACAGATTGTCTGTTATCTGGCCACTCTGAGAAGTCTTTTAAACATCTGATTATTTCACCTTTGAACTCTCACCAGTCTGCTGTAGAAGGAGATTGTAGATTAACTCCATTTAACAGCAGAGTTACCAAAACTCCTCTGACATCTGTCAGGAACGAGCGGTTAGAGAGGGAGAATCCAAAGGCAAtatggaagagaaaagaaagcactaATAAAGAACCAGTTTTTTCCAGAAAGTCTGCAGGAGGGCCTGTGTCTGTCAGACGTACTGTTGGGAGGAGACGAAACAGAGTAACTACAGGCAAACAAACTTCCAGAAgtaaaaaacagcaaaaagaggGGATGAGAAGGAAACTTCATCCTCATGCCCAGAAGTCTTCTGCTTTCTCCATCCATAGGTGCCAGACAAGGAAAACTACAGTGGGAAAGCACcctaagaaagaaaagcctgatGCTAAAAAATTAAAGGTGAGGAGGAAACCAAAAAGGACCTTTCTGAACTCAACAGTTGTCACAGGGATTCCTGAAAAGAGGCAGAAGGTCACATCGGAATCTTTTCCCAAGAAGCCAGAGCAAACTTCTTCCAAAGTCAGGAATTGGGAAGTGAGTGGAGATCGGGGTCACCCTAGCACTGTGAACCGACCCTCTAGAAGAACTGCTGTACCGTTAATTCGAAACTGTCTTGTTCTACCAGGTGACAGCTAG